The bacterium genome includes a window with the following:
- a CDS encoding ABC transporter ATP-binding protein, whose translation MKGGAMPKLDSDVLVINDLVVDRGAVFELQIASLKLKGGEILGVVGNNGAGKTTLLLSILEFLDREKGELRLFDKTWNEDEIFIKRNLGAYLDTSFLIDYMQVEEYYSFIASVYGLDMIATKTRISEFLDSLPIEFLSKQLIRELSAGNFTKVGLIGSLIHKPKLILWDEPFANLDPYSKNRLMELVLEVKAEENTSFIISSHNIEEIYSIADRFLVLDKGRTLAAEAKDVLSRDDINNLLGLKRKEYLSTTSLNLTKKL comes from the coding sequence ATGAAAGGTGGAGCAATGCCGAAATTAGATTCTGATGTTTTAGTGATAAATGACCTTGTTGTTGACAGAGGTGCCGTATTTGAGTTACAAATTGCGAGTCTAAAACTAAAAGGCGGTGAAATTCTCGGTGTTGTGGGCAACAATGGTGCTGGCAAAACCACACTTCTCTTGTCCATTCTCGAATTTCTTGACCGGGAGAAAGGTGAATTGAGGTTGTTTGACAAAACTTGGAATGAAGATGAGATTTTCATTAAAAGGAATCTCGGCGCTTACTTGGATACATCATTTCTCATTGATTATATGCAAGTGGAAGAATACTATAGTTTTATCGCATCGGTTTATGGATTGGATATGATTGCTACAAAAACCCGAATTTCTGAATTTCTAGATTCACTACCTATCGAGTTTCTGTCAAAGCAACTCATCCGCGAATTATCGGCAGGAAATTTTACTAAGGTGGGTTTGATTGGTTCGCTCATTCACAAACCGAAGCTTATATTATGGGACGAGCCATTTGCAAATCTGGATCCTTATTCGAAAAATCGATTGATGGAACTGGTACTGGAGGTCAAAGCTGAAGAGAATACTTCTTTTATCATTAGTTCTCATAACATCGAAGAAATCTACAGCATTGCCGATAGATTTCTCGTTCTTGATAAGGGCAGAACTTTGGCAGCAGAAGCAAAAGACGTTCTTTCAAGAGATGATATTAACAATCTTCTGGGGCTCAAGAGGAAGGAATATTTATCTACTACATCATTGAACCTAACTAAGAAGTTATGA